A stretch of Fulvia fulva chromosome 4, complete sequence DNA encodes these proteins:
- a CDS encoding AB hydrolase superfamily protein, producing the protein MPFILNDPKTWPTTAKSDPEYDAAIKAIGGAPDMGKFPSIAAMRQFIEDNKANMVATHEPIPNVKEEDRHITMRDGQQIAVRIHGPEKPAAGRSPLGVVYHGGGWCIGGLINEELLCRLMVSKYNMVVVNVDYRLGPEHKFPTGHHDCYDATKWAAENASSLGADPSKGFIIGGTSAGGNITAAVSHLWRDEGLTPKITGCHLMIPMVCADSFHPKDKDLASWGQLEFAPILSHAACKLFLDNYIPNIEDRGNQLFSPYLWKTGHKDLPAQYFQICGMDPLRDEALLYERHLREKEGTKTKVDMYEGVPHGFWSLFPQLEGSKKFVKESVDGVGWLLEQGKQ; encoded by the coding sequence ATGCCTTTCATCCTCAACGACCCCAAGACCTGGCCCACCACAGCAAAGTCCGACCCAGAATATGACGCCGCCATCAAAGCCATTGGCGGCGCTCCCGACATGGGCAAGTTCCCCTCCATAGCAGCCATGCGGCAATTCATCGAAGACAACAAAGCCAACATGGTAGCAACCCACGAGCCAATTCCCAACGTGAAGGAAGAAGACCGCCACATCACAATGCGGGATGGCCAGCAAATCGCAGTCCGGATCCATGGTCCCGAGAAGCCAGCAGCTGGCAGGAGTCCATTGGGAGTTGTCTACCATGGCGGCGGCTGGTGCATAGGCGGCCTCATTAACGAGGAGCTGTTGTGTCGCCTTATGGTCAGCAAATACAATATGGTCGTGGTTAATGTAGACTACCGCCTGGGTCCCGAGCATAAGTTCCCAACGGGCCATCATGATTGCTACGATGCGACCAAGTGGGCAGCTGAGAATGCCTCGTCTCTAGGAGCCGACCCATCAAAAGGTTTCATCATTGGTGGGACTTCGGCGGGTGGAAACATTACCGCTGCTGTATCTCATCTCTGGCGTGACGAGGGTCTGACGCCGAAGATCACGGGGTGCCATCTCATGATCCCGATGGTCTGCGCTGACAGTTTCCACCCGAAGGATAAGGACCTTGCATCCTGGGGCCAGCTCGAATTTGCACCGATCTTGAGCCATGCGGCCTGTAAACTGTTCCTCGACAACTACATTCCCAACATCGAGGATCGCGGGAATCAGCTCTTCAGTCCCTACCTCTGGAAAACCGGCCACAAGGACTTGCCAGCGCAGTACTTCCAGATTTGTGGGATGGATCCGTTGCGGGACGAGGCACTGTTGTATGAGCGACACTTGCGGGAGAAGGAGGGCACAAAGACCAAGGTAGACATGTACGAGGGCGTTCCCCATGGATTCTGGAGCTTGTTCCCGCAGTTGGAGGGGAGCAAGAAGTTCGTGAAGGAGTCTGTTGATGGGGTTGGATGGTTGCTTGAGCAGGGTAAGCAGTGA
- a CDS encoding Serine/threonine-protein kinase KIN4 — protein MSSAAVQQSSLAQQQTYSNSSSSRDRFSPSTAAASANPTPALSSSPPSRRPAARADHDTPQQQPQPQYPTSASMTSPRGQPASPTAGAMSSSIYNQFYPDQAAQSSLPPTQLPIRTSAQQTPAHQPTAASYDARGYASRPSRSQGQAQPGYANQGDNDRRQQGPRSPREEQPGSGRAQRTRNAPTSSRSATAVGQPPMGTDLPRENSAVINRIVVDDPQADLAREEARKAEGRPHGEMAQYAQETEPAPVQRSRQEHLKHFSSSRKEVKFGEYILGQTIGEGEFGKVKMGWKKDSTVQVAIKLIRKESLAGNTTRLPKIYREIAILRELQHPNIVRLHEFVETERHMGIILEYASGGELFDYILNHRYLKDPAARRLFAQLVSGVGYLHKKGIVHRDLKLENLLLDRNKHIIITDFGFANTFNPEDELGEDIENRISDKDFVKRQGLDKIIPHQGERDGGHRRGDLMQTSCGSPCYAAPELVVSDGLYTGRKVDVWSCGVILYAMLAGYLPFDDDPANPEGDNINLLYKYIVSTPLTFPEYVTPHARDLLRRILVPDPRRRADLFEVARHSWLSEYTHVVGFIGSRVKGESTNILQDGDEGQLQRSSSVREPTSRSPAVDRITNQPPKHAPAASMGGDEASDIRNKQARDAKRRTVQVEYVAPHGSNARVDRSPEATAQPKPIPISAGSAGRTKARAEVGPVEISSTRREENTMAPPSRPGGRDQIRAASDSANAFGTSAGTATSRPNTSGTFGGNARLPSRGNSYSQPAAAQPTNTTAQGSFSQPKSGSGYIISSEPSSAVDASGRPMSEQQHSGPQHQQSRQSSYQGKPPGHRRSSTLGSLADKVLNKSNSKRQSQQEPAAINNEKRDRRYPPVSMKNAIPTNDEPGPRTSSDSRRPSFGFNRKASKERDPSLQGRRSSRRFSWLPGSMSLASFTGGPKRDQGYDSGDDGYRPPRDPYQQPPMSQQSQQSRIGSGGRPQSKGMAFGRGQSQTPSEETTNSTIPLYYDEEREKGRDQRRHQGRYDKPLPSSPGAEQGYGESRPVPAKTGTPPAGGVQRKQFRDDGYGNNLLESDSRPQDPPERFYTPSQDPELGGSSSQPRLGQYGPDSSGQWEPYGTSPRQTSLRPQQRKFGYDDHGHGGSSSATRRVMDFFRRRGKDREG, from the exons ATGTCGTCGGCTGCCGTGCAGCAAAGCTCCCTGGCCCAGCAGCAGACGTACAGCAACAGCTCCAGCTCGCGCGACCGCTTCTCGCCCTCCACCGCCGCCGCCAGCGCCAACCCTACGCCCGCACTCTCGTCGTCCCCGCCGTCGCGGCGACCTGCAGCCCGAGCAGATCATGACACGCCGCAACAGCAGCCACAGCCACAATACCCTACCAGCGCATCTATGACATCTCCTCGCGGCCAGCCCGCGTCGCCCACGGCAGGTGCCATGAGCTCATCAATATACAACCAGTTCTACCCAGACCAAGCAGCACAATCCTCATTACCACCGACACAGCTGCCCATACGGACATCAGCACAGCAAACGCCCGCACACCAGCCTACAGCAGCATCATACGACGCACGCGGATATGCCTCGCGGCCCTCGCGATCACAAGGCCAGGCTCAGCCTGGCTACGCCAACCAAGGCGACAACGACCGACGCCAGCAAGGACCTCGTTCACCGCGGGAAGAGCAACCGGGCAGCGGAAGGGCTCAGCGTACGCGCAATGCTCCTACATCTAGCAGATCAGCCACTGCCGTTGGCCAGCCGCCGATGGGCACTGATCTACCGCGTGAGAACAGCGCGGTTATCAACCGCATAGTGGTGGATGACCCACAAGCCGACCTCGCTCGCGAAGAAGCTCGCAAAGCTGAAGGTCGACCACATGGAGAAATGGCCCAGTATGCACAGGAGACTGAGCCGGCGCCAGTGCAGAGAAGTCGGCAGGAACACCTCAAGCACTTCTCGTCAAGTCGAAAAGAGGTCAAATTCGGCGAGTACATTCTTGGTCAGACTATCGGTGAAGGAGAGTTTGGCAAGGTGAAGATGGGCTGGAAGAAGGACTCCACTGTCCAGGTTGCCATCAAGCTGATAAGAAAAGAAAGCCTGGCTGGCAACACCACCCGGCTACCCAAAATCTACCGCGAAATCGCCATCCTTCGCGAACTACAGCATCCCAACATTGTACGCCTACACGAATTCGTTGAGACGGAAAGACACATGGGCATCATCCTCGAATACGCCTCTGGAGGCGAGCTATTCGACTACATCCTCAACCACCGATACCTAAAGGACCCTGCAGCTAGGCGACTGTTCGCTCAACTGGTCTCTGGTGTTGGTTACCTCCATAAGAAGGGTATCGTTCACCGTGACCTGAAGCTCGAGAACCTCCTACTCGATAGGAATAAGCACATCATCATCACTGACTTCGGCTTTGCGAACACGTTCAATCCGGAAGATGAGCTTGGGGAGGACATCGAGAACAGGATATCCGATAAGGACTTTGTTAAACGCCAGGGACTGGACAAGATAATACCCCACCAAGGTGAAAGAGACGGAGGTCACAGACGTGGTGATCTCATGCAGACATCGTGTGGTAGCCCTTGTTATGCAGCTCCTGAGCTGGTAGTAAGTGACGGGCTGTACACCGGCCGCAAGGTTGATGTGTGGAGTTGTGGTGTCATTCTG TACGCCATGCTCGCCGGCTACCTCCCCTTCGACGACGATCCAGCCAACCCAGAAGGCGACAACATCAACCTACTCTACAAATACATTGTCAGCACACCTCTAACCTTCCCCGAATATGTCACGCCGCATGCACGCGATCTGCTGCGAAGAATCCTCGTCCCCGATCCACGACGAAGAGCAGATTTATTTGAGGTTGCGAGACACAGCTGGCTTAGTGAGTACACTCATGTCGTTGGATTCATTGGCAGCCGAGTGAAGGGTGAGTCAACCAATATACTCCAAGACGGTGACGAAGGACAACTCCAACGCAGCTCTTCAGTACGCGAGCCAACGAGcagaagcccggcggtggaCAGAATCACCAATCAGCCTCCCAAGCATGCTCCAGCTGCTAGCATGGGCGGAGATGAAGCAAGCGACATTCGGAACAAGCAGGCAAGAGATGCCAAGAGAAGGACTGTGCAGGTCGAATACGTTGCTCCTCACGGCTCGAACGCCCGTGTCGATCGTAGTCCTGAAGCCACCGCCCAACCCAAACCTATACCCATCTCAGCTGGCTCTGCAGGAAGAACGAAAGCTCGCGCCGAGGTTGGACCTGTCGAGATCTCATCCACGAGAAGAGAAGAGAACACAATGGCACCTCCATCGAGGCCTGGAGGCAGGGACCAGATCAGAGCTGCTTCGGATTCTGCCAACGCCTTTGGGACTTCCGCTGGAACCGCAACATCTCGACCAAACACGAGCGGAACATTCGGCGGCAACGCacgtcttccatcccgtGGAAACTCATACAGCCAGCCTGCTGCAGCACAGCCGACCAACACGACAGCGCAAGGCTCCTTCTCTCAGCCCAAGTCTGGCTCTGGATACATCATCTCCTCTGAGCCATCATCAGCTGTTGATGCCAGTGGCCGCCCGATGAGCGAACAGCAACATTCTGGACCTCAACATCAGCAGAGCCGACAATCTTCGTATCAAGGCAAGCCGCCTGGACACCGACGAAGTAGTACTTTGGGCAGTCTTGCAGACAAGGTGCTGAACAAGAGTAACTCTAAGCGTCAATCTCAGCAGGAACCAGCTGCAATCAACAACGAGAAGAGGGACCGCAGATATCCTCCAGTCAGCATGAAGAATGCCATACCCACAAACGACGAACCTGGTCCACGTACATCATCTGACAGTCGACGACCAAGCTTTGGCTTCAACAGGAAGGCTTCCAAGGAACGTGACCCCAGCTTGCAAGGCAGAAGATCGTCGAGGCGCTTTTCTTGGTTGCCTGGCAGCATGAGCTTGGCAAGTTTCACTGGCGGTCCTAAGCGAGATCAAGGCTACGATTCCGGCGACGATGGCTATAGACCACCTAGGGATCCCTACCAGCAGCCACCGATGTCGCAACAATCTCAGCAGTCGCGGATTGGCAGCGGAGGCAGACCTCAGAGCAAGGGCATGGCATTTGGCCGCGGACAATCGCAAACTCCGAGCGAAGAGACGACCAATAGCACCATCCCGCTGTACTACGACGAAGAAAGGGAGAAGGGTCGCGATCAACGACGACACCAAGGCCGGTACGATAAGCCATTGCCATCGTCACCAGGCGCCGAGCAAGGCTACGGAGAGAGTCGGCCAGTGCCTGCAAAGACTGGCACCCCGCCAGCTGGCGGAGTACAGCGGAAACAGTTCCGAGATGATGGTTACGGCAACAACTTGCTTGAGAGTGACTCCCGACCGCAAGACCCGCCGGAGCGTTTCTACACGCCAAGCCAGGATCCCGAGTTGGGCGGGTCGTCCAGTCAACCTCGACTTGGGCAGTACGGACCAGACAGCTCTGGTCAATGGGAACCATATGGAACAAGCCCTCGACAGACCAGTCTTCGACCACAGCAGAGGAAGTTCGGGTACGATGATCATGGTCACGGCGGCAGCTCCAGTGCGACGAGGCGTGTTATGGACTTCTTCCGTCGGCGTGGTAAGGACCGAGAGGGCTAG
- a CDS encoding Transcription factor BOA15, whose translation MSSLREQLEYQQSLSPQHGYQPHPQQQQQPQHLAPANLAPQACSSCRKQKRKCDKQIPQCGLCLRIGRACDYSADAPPPMPSADDFEALRQKVMDLEGLLSRAVNTPNSGLSNGSSGGVNMSNGSSSLSNGQSPANVLALSPAPPPGPWPGPTTFPSMFFLDSDAFEYDRFHVQMPYVKVPPGALTALGSSAELREMIELYFATIHTYMPIISKIRLYQHLSSPMHEPGAEIALPFLAMKLVTSEVPEGMVPQTQLYQDVKSFLSYVEAQNGFSIQMMQALLLVSLYELGHCIYPAVYLSIGHAARLGHAMGLHEKGAPQMLPRPNTWTEQEERRRVWWSVIVLDRFVNIGHRSKPFASSDPSLDAILPTDDSSWDQGQMLVAAPLALSASQTIRAAPFARTCQASHLLGKVVRHVNEKNLPADYRFTEALQLHRTLQALSSVLPDEAAEDDPTHKPTLCTSMAVCYSALLTLYDAYSCTEKRLENGPEEQLVMQKEAIDGLSAVSAEVVHLARRVRGFIEKAGLGRVSPLVIDSLYQAAANYAWYVRESSRPECHERLQEIKEVLVLLDRRWKVAGQYLFHVSEFWDSLNTNNNH comes from the exons ATGTCTTCTCTTCGGGAACAGCTGGAATATCAGCAAAGTCTCAGTCCTCAGCATGGATACCAGCCACACCcacagcagcagcagcaaccGCAGCATCTTGCGCCTGCCAATTTGGCACCTCAAGCTTGCTCGTCATGTCGAAAGCAGAAGCGGAAATGCGACAAGCAGATACCGCAATGTGGTCTTTGCCTGAGGATCGGTCGAGCATGCGACTACAGTGCCGATGCACCTCCTCCAATGCCTTCAGCCGATGATTTCGAAGCGCTCAGGCAGAAGGTGATGGACTTGGAAGGCCTTCTGTCCCGAGCCGTGAACACCCCGAACAGCGGCCTGTCCAACGGCAGCAGCGGTGGCGTGAACATGAGCAATGGCTCGTCGTCTTTGAGCAACGGCCAGAGCCCCGCCAACGTTCTGGCTCTATCGCCTGCCCCACCGCCGGGTCCCTGGCCGGGACCGACTACATTCCCAAGCATGTTCTTCCTAGATTCGGATGCCTTCGAATACGACCGATTTCATGTTCAGATGCCGTACGTCAAGGTACCACCAGGCGCTCTGACTGCTCTCGGAAGCTCGGCAGAGCTCAGAGAGATGATCGAGTTATACTTTGCCACTATTCACACATACATGCCTATCATCTCGAAGATTCGTCTCTACCAGCACTTGTCGAGCCCGATGCACGAACCTGGTGCAGAGATTGCTCTCCCCTTTCTGGCGATGAAGTTGGTGACTAGCGAGGTACCCGAGGG GATGGTGCCACAGACCCAACTCTACCAGGATGTGAAGTCCTTCCTGAGTTACGTCGAAGCACAAAACGGGTTCAGTATACAGATGATGCAAGCGCTCTTGTTAGTATCGCTCTATGAGCTAGGCCACTGCATCTATCCCGCAGTGTACTTGTCGATCGGCCATGCAGCACGGCTTGGGCATGCCATGGGACTGCACGAAAAGGGTGCTCCGCAAATGCTGCCAAGACCAAATACCTGGACAGAGCAAGAAGAGCGTAGACGCGTATGGTGGTCGGTGATTGTGCTTGATCGGTTCGTCAACATCGGTCACCGCAGCAAACCTTTCGCCAGCTCGGACCCCAGCCTTGACGCTATTCTTCCCACAGACGACAGCTCTTGGGACCAAGGACAAATGCTGGTAGCTGCACCTCTTGCGCTATCGGCAAGTCAGACCATCAGAGCCGCGCCATTCGCACGCACATGCCAAGCGAGTCACCTTCTCGGTAAAGTGGTAAGGCACGTGAATGAGAAGAACCTCCCGGCGGACTATCGATTCACCGAAGCGCTACAACTACATCGAACACTTCAAGCCCTATCCAGTGTACTGCCTGATGAGGCTGCAGAGGACGATCCGACGCATAAGCCGACACTTTGCACTTCCATGGCAGTCTGCTATTCCGCTTTGCTGACGCTGTATGATGCATACAGCTGCACCGAGAAGAGACTAGAAAACGGGCCAGAAGAGCAGCTCGTGATGCAGAAAGAGGCGATAGATGGCTTGAGTGCGGTGTCTGCAGAGGTTGTACACCTCGCACGACGAGTCCGTGGCTTCATCGAGAAAGCCGGCCTCGGTCGTGTCAGTCCACTCGTAATTGATAGCCTGTATCAGGCAGCAGCGAACT ATGCCTGGTACGTTAGAGAATCGTCCAGACCAGAGTGCCACGAACGTCTACAAGAGATCAAAGAAGTACTAGTATTGCTTGATCGTCGATGGAAGGTCGCTGGTCAGTATCTCTTCCACGTGAGCGAGTTCTGGGATAGCCTGAATACCAATAACAATCACTGA
- a CDS encoding N-glycosidase: MMYHKALLMGDKDVAARILQADTPAKAKKLGREVRNFDQMVWDGSCDGVVEAGNFLKFSQNEELGKVLVGTEERQIVETSPNDRLWGIGFNTEEAEGKEGEWGENKLGKALEWVRERLKK; this comes from the exons ATGATGTACCACAAAGCGCTCCTCATGGGTGACAAGGATGTGGCTGCGAGGATCTTGCAAGCGGATACACCCGCTAAAGCGAAGAAGTTGGGGAGGGAGGTGAGAAATTTCGATCAGATGGTTTGGGATGGGAGTTGTGATGGGGTTGTC GAAGCAGGGAACTTCTTGAAGTTTAGCCAGAACGAGGAGTTGGGGAAGGTGTTGGTGGGGACGGAGGAGAGACAGATTGTGGAGACGAGTCCGAATGATAGACTTTGGGGGATTGGGTTTAATACTGAGGAGGCGGAAGGGAAGGAGGGTGAGTGGGGAGAAAATAAGTTGGGAAAGGCGTTGGAGTGGGTGAGGGAGCGGTTGAAGAAGTGA
- a CDS encoding Copper-transporting ATPase 1, translating to MPSSKVAPGAHMTTTTLRVDGMTCGACTSAVESAFQDVQGVGSVSVSLVMERAVVTHDAEQIKAEQIRDMIDDRGFDAEVIASDMPEPPIFDASEDDALLDDDEVEILGSGMSMTTIHVGGMTCGACTSAVEGAFKNVAGVKTFNISLLSERAVIEHDASIISPETLAETIEDTGFDAEIVETKVAEPATAKRKQRRKSVSKKLMTTTVAIEGMTCGACTSSVEGGFKDIPGLVQLNISLLAERAVVVHDPEVLPVASIVEAIEDRGFDATVVSSVEEGVQTSNSNVSVQLKIFGLPSPESAADLQTTLKNIPGIVSANVTFGTSRASVSHTPAKIGLRAIVEAVEKLGYNALVADSDDNNAQLESLAKTKEIQEWRRAFRTSLTFAIPVFIISMFLPMFIPVLDVGGIKLPIIPGLWLGDVLCLLLTIPVQFGIGKRFYKSAYNSIRHGAPTMDVLVVLGTSAAFFFSCAAMLVSILIPPHSRPDTVFDTSTMLITFITLGRYLENHAKGQTSKALSRLMSLAPPMATIYADPIAAAKAAQTWDASEEVLEKQSSVAEKEPTGSAVEERTIPTELIEVGDVVILKPGDKIPADGLVTRGESYVNESMVTGEAMPVNKTPGSPLMAGTVNNAGRLDFKVTRAGRDTQLSQIVRLVQEAQTSRAHIQRMADRVAGYFVPVIITLGLATFVGWMVLSHILPHPPQIFLRYASGGRLMVCVKLCIAVIVFACPCALGLATPTAVMVGTGVGAEQGILVKGGAALETATRITHVILDKTGTLTQGKMSVARSEPSANWKANSQRVSLWWTLVGLAEMSSEHPIATALLAGAKSKLGVDLDGQIEGTMGDFQATVGKGITASVEPAKSLDRKRYDMAIGNAAFLLKQGINVPASPEDEYDEYETARRASKSGASSSKAAQNAGITTIHVAIDGAYAGHVGLSDTLKSSARSAIAALQAMNIECSLVTGDQAATAHHVAALVGIPPDNVYAGVLPEGKKGIVNELQGQGQIVAMVGDGINDSPALATANVGISLASGTDVAMDAADIVLMKPNQLMDIPASLHLSRTIFRRIKMNLLLSCVYNAVGLPIAMGFFLPWGITLPPLAAGAAMACSSVTVVVSSLLLKLWKRPEWMHENEELAIKSSLRKAGFGARVREVVGSVTGRRRRKSERDRGAYVQLENIDAV from the coding sequence ATGCCTTCCTCGAAAGTGGCGCCCGGCGCCCATATGACGACCACGACCCTCAGAGTAGATGGAATGACATGTGGAGCATGTACCTCTGCTGTAGAGTCGGCGTTTCAGGATGTACAAGGCGTGGGCAGTGTCTCCGTCAGCTTAGTCATGGAGCGGGCAGTGGTCACACATGATGCGGAGCAGATCAAGGCCGAACAGATAAGAGACATGATTGACGACAGAGGGTTCGATGCGGAAGTTATCGCTTCAGATATGCCCGAGCCTCCCATATTCGACGCCTCCGAGGATGATGCTTTGCTAGACGATGATGAAGTAGAGATACTGGGGAGCGGGATGTCCATGACGACCATACATGTCGGCGGCATGACTTGTGGAGCTTGTACATCGGCGGTGGAGGGTGCGTTCAAGAATGTTGCGGGAGTCAAAACGTTCAACATATCTTTGCTTTCTGAACGGGCTGTGATTGAGCATGATGCGAGTATAATAAGCCCGGAGACATTGGCCGAGACCATCGAGGACACAGGATTCGATGCTGAGATCGTGGAGACCAAGGTAGCAGAACCAGCCACAGCAAAGCGCAAGCAACGGAGGAAGAGCGTTTCCAAGAAGCTCATGACGACGACAGTAGCTATCGAAGGCATGACTTGCGGGGCGTGCACTTCATCAGTGGAGGGCGGCTTCAAAGACATTCCTGGACTTGTACAACTTAACATCAGCTTGCTGGCCGAGCGGGCAGTCGTTGTGCATGATCCGGAGGTGTTGCCCGTGGCTAGCATTGTGGAAGCCATCGAGGATCGCGGATTCGACGCTACCGTCGTTTCCAGCGTTGAGGAAGGTGTCCAGACATCGAACAGCAATGTCTCGGTGCAGCTTAAGATATTTGGTCTACCCAGCCCGGAGTCAGCAGCGGATCTACAAACCACGTTGAAGAACATTCCTGGGATCGTTTCAGCAAACGTCACCTTTGGTACTTCGCGCGCATCTGTGTCGCATACGCCGGCCAAGATCGGTCTGCGGGCTATAGTCGAGGCCGTAGAGAAGTTGGGATACAATGCGCTGGTCGCTGACTCTGACGATAACAATGCACAGCTGGAGTCACTAGCGAAGACCAAAGAGATCCAGGAGTGGCGGCGAGCTTTCAGAACGTCTCTAACATTCGCGATACCGGTGTTCATCATTAGTATGTTCCTTCCAATGTTCATACCAGTACTGGACGTTGGCGGTATCAAACTGCCAATAATACCTGGACTCTGGCTCGGCGATGTGCTGTGCTTGCTACTTACGATCCCAGTGCAATTCGGCATTGGCAAGCGCTTCTACAAGTCTGCATACAACTCGATACGGCATGGTGCGCCGACTATGGACGTCTTGGTCGTTTTGGGCACTTCGGCAGCGTTCTTCTTCAGCTGCGCGGCGATGCTTGTGTCAATCCTGATACCACCACATTCGAGGCCTGATACCGTGTTTGACACGAGTACTATGCTGATCACGTTTATCACCCTTGGACGTTACCTCGAGAACCACGCGAAGGGTCAGACGTCGAAAGCTCTGTCACGTCTGATGAGTCTTGCGCCGCCGATGGCCACCATATATGCTGATCCGATCGCAGCAGCGAAGGCTGCCCAGACTTGGGACGCGTCGGAAGAAGTGCTTGAGAAGCAAAGTAGTGTTGCAGAGAAGGAGCCCACTGGATCTGCGGTTGAAGAAAGGACTATTCCGACCGAGCTGATCGAGGTCGGCGATGTCGTGATCCTGAAGCCTGGCGACAAGATTCCTGCAGATGGACTCGTCACGCGTGGTGAAAGCTACGTGAATGAGAGCATGGTCACAGGTGAAGCTATGCCGGTCAACAAGACACCAGGCTCTCCTCTCATGGCCGGCACTGTCAACAATGCTGGACGCCTTGACTTCAAGGTCACCAGAGCTGGTCGTGACACACAGCTGAGTCAGATTGTGCGACTGGTCCAAGAAGCGCAGACGAGCCGAGCACACATCCAGCGGATGGCGGATCGTGTTGCTGGCTACTTCGTCCCGGTCATCATCACGCTCGGTCTGGCCACATTTGTTGGTTGGATGGTGCTCAGTCATATTCTGCCACACCCGCCACAGATCTTCCTACGATATGCCAGTGGAGGTCGGCTGATGGTCTGCGTGAAGCTGTGTATTGCTGTGATCGTCTTCGCATGTCCTTGTGCCCTTGGCTTAGCAACACCGACAGCCGTCATGGTTGGCACTGGCGTTGGCGCCGAGCAAGGCATCCTCGTCAAGGGTGGTGCAGCATTGGAGACAGCGACGCGGATAACACATGTGATCTTGGACAAGACTGGAACTCTCACCCAGGGAAAGATGAGCGTAGCTCGCTCAGAGCCCAGCGCCAATTGGAAAGCCAACAGTCAGCGCGTGAGCCTTTGGTGGACGCTTGTCGGATTGGCTGAGATGAGCAGCGAACACCCTATCGCTACAGCTCTCCTCGCAGGAGCCAAGAGCAAGCTCGGCGTCGATCTTGACGGGCAAATCGAAGGTACAATGGGTGATTTCCAGGCTACCGTTGGCAAGGGCATCACGGCATCGGTCGAGCCAGCGAAATCGCTTGACCGCAAGCGGTACGACATGGCGATCGGAAATGCGGCTTTCCTTCTCAAACAGGGCATAAATGTTCCAGCATCACCTGAAGATGAATATGACGAGTACGAAACTGCGAGACGAGCGTCAAAGTCTGGAGCCTCGTCATCCAAAGCAGCACAAAATGCCGGTATCACCACTATCCATGTTGCGATTGACGGAGCCTACGCCGGTCATGTTGGACTTTCAGACACTTTGAAATCGTCAGCACGCTCGGCCATCGCTGCACTACAGGCCATGAACATTGAATGCTCTCTTGTGACCGGCGATCAAGCAGCCACAGCCCATCACGTTGCAGCTCTCGTCGGCATTCCTCCCGACAACGTCTACGCCGGAGTCCTTCCCGAAGGCAAGAAGGGCATTGTCAATGAGCTGCAAGGCCAAGGTCAAATAGTGGCAATGGTAGGCGATGGCATAAACGACTCGCCCGCACTCGCGACCGCCAACGTCGGCATTTCACTGGCGAGCGGCACGGACGTGGCGATGGATGCTGCTGATATCGTGCTCATGAAGCCGAATCAGCTTATGGATATTCCAGCATCTCTGCATCTCTCAAGGACGATCTTCCGACGGATCAAGATGAACCTGCTGTTGTCATGTGTGTACAATGCGGTAGGACTGCCGATCGCAATGGGGTTCTTCCTACCGTGGGGCATCACGCTACCACCACTGGCTGCGGGTGCTGCTATGGCGTGCTCGAGTGTCACGGTTGTGGTCAGCTCGTTGCTACTCAAGCTCTGGAAGCGGCCGGAATGGATGCACGAGAATGAGGaactcgctatcaagtctAGTCTGAGGAAGGCGGGCTTCGGAGCGAGAGTAAGAGAGGTGGTGGGTAGCGTCACTGGACGACGGAGAAGAAAGTCGGAGAGAGATCGAGGCGCTTATGTACAGCTGGAGAATATTGACGCTGTATAG